A stretch of the Chloroflexota bacterium genome encodes the following:
- a CDS encoding DEAD/DEAH box helicase family protein produces the protein MNKILVALDTETTGLRAANDAIIEIAAVKFRGDQVMDTWSSLVNPGRELPLKVERLTGITREQLRTAPRIEQVARHVARFVGDLPVVGHNVEFDLAFMRQQNLLLNNPGVDTDELARIVMPHASRFSLKQLAAELEIDLPESHRALADATTTMKLFLALCGRAESLDTRIIDEIVRAADRSNWGLRDVFKEIQRDAARNAFSGSSIGEQLRAKGFFKGNRLKVLDDEDEAPALTPAAQAEPLDADEIASLFEPGGALADQFPRYEKREPQIQMLRQVCATFNDGGRLLVEAGTGTGKSMAYLVPAIEYALANSRRVIISTNTINLQDQLIEKDIPDLRKILPGDFRALVIKGRSNYLCRHRFEQFQRKSEKSPIEIRLLAKVLAWLPTTTTGDRAELSISPDEERVWAQVCADETCNAQSCPYYQRGTCFFFRSRRRADSAHVLVVNHALLLSDMAVGNQVLPEYKHLIIDEAHHLEARATEAYSVEVRQSGIEALLNEAGAEKGGLLAAIAAAAARASDAGAAEKEKLADLIEKTQGTVAEAQRAVYPLFGHLGDFLKSQHPPRGEFDQQVRLVAALRAQPAWSTAEMLCETLTGALLRLSTALSRIGQGCDEAEILTGDERLFQLGILRQRTDQLRANLIAIINQPGPNGIYWAVLATNRDEIVLRSAPLHVGEILQKGLFAACDCVVLTSATLQAANSFAYVRGRLGLAEADELALESSFDYKRSTLLCLPSDIADPDTPVYNKMMPETLVALCKATGGRTMVLFTSKSALQRAYDAISKPLEQAGVLVMAQYIDGSRRQLLDNFKTMPRSVLLGTRSFWEGVDVAGDALSCLVITRLPFAVPSDPIIAARSETFTDAFNEYQVPQAILAFRQGFGRLIRSASDRGVVVMLDRRVQTKAYGKSFIASLPECTQVRGLCKDVPAAAADWLK, from the coding sequence TTGAACAAAATACTTGTCGCGCTCGACACCGAGACGACCGGGCTGCGCGCCGCCAATGATGCGATCATCGAGATCGCGGCGGTGAAGTTTCGCGGCGACCAAGTGATGGATACCTGGTCGTCGCTTGTCAACCCCGGCCGCGAACTGCCGCTCAAAGTGGAGCGCCTGACCGGCATCACGCGCGAGCAACTGCGCACCGCGCCGCGCATCGAGCAGGTCGCGCGGCACGTCGCGCGTTTCGTCGGCGACCTGCCGGTGGTCGGCCACAACGTCGAGTTCGACCTCGCGTTCATGCGCCAGCAGAACCTGCTGCTGAACAACCCCGGCGTCGATACCGACGAGCTGGCGCGCATCGTCATGCCGCACGCTTCGCGCTTCAGCCTCAAACAACTGGCCGCCGAGCTGGAAATCGACCTGCCGGAAAGCCACCGCGCGCTGGCCGACGCCACGACGACGATGAAGCTGTTCCTCGCGCTGTGCGGGCGCGCCGAGAGCCTCGACACGCGCATTATCGACGAGATCGTGCGCGCCGCCGACCGCAGCAACTGGGGCCTGCGCGATGTATTCAAGGAGATCCAGCGCGATGCGGCGCGCAACGCCTTTAGCGGCTCGTCGATCGGCGAGCAGTTGCGCGCCAAGGGCTTCTTCAAGGGCAACCGGCTGAAGGTACTCGACGACGAGGACGAGGCGCCGGCGCTGACACCCGCCGCGCAGGCCGAGCCGCTCGACGCCGACGAGATCGCGTCGCTCTTTGAGCCGGGCGGCGCGCTGGCCGACCAGTTCCCGCGCTACGAAAAGCGCGAGCCGCAGATCCAGATGCTGCGTCAGGTCTGCGCGACCTTCAACGACGGCGGCCGCCTGCTCGTCGAGGCCGGTACCGGCACCGGCAAGAGCATGGCGTACCTGGTGCCCGCCATCGAGTACGCGTTGGCCAACAGCCGCCGCGTGATCATCTCGACGAACACGATCAACCTGCAGGATCAACTGATCGAGAAAGACATTCCCGATCTGCGCAAGATCCTGCCCGGCGACTTCCGCGCGCTGGTGATCAAGGGGCGCAGCAACTACCTCTGCCGCCACCGCTTCGAGCAGTTCCAGCGCAAATCGGAGAAGAGCCCGATCGAAATCCGCCTGCTGGCGAAGGTGCTGGCCTGGCTGCCGACAACGACGACCGGCGACCGCGCCGAGTTGTCGATCTCGCCGGATGAGGAGCGCGTCTGGGCGCAGGTCTGCGCCGACGAGACGTGCAACGCGCAGTCGTGCCCTTACTACCAGCGCGGCACCTGCTTCTTCTTCCGCTCGCGCCGGCGCGCCGACAGCGCGCACGTGCTGGTGGTCAACCACGCGCTGCTGCTCTCGGACATGGCGGTCGGCAATCAGGTGCTGCCGGAGTACAAGCACCTGATCATCGACGAGGCGCATCACCTGGAGGCGCGCGCCACCGAGGCGTACAGCGTGGAGGTGCGGCAGAGCGGTATCGAGGCGCTGCTGAACGAGGCGGGCGCCGAGAAGGGCGGTTTGCTGGCGGCCATCGCCGCCGCCGCCGCGCGCGCCAGCGATGCCGGGGCGGCCGAGAAGGAGAAGCTGGCCGACCTGATCGAGAAGACGCAGGGGACAGTCGCCGAGGCGCAACGCGCCGTCTACCCGCTGTTCGGCCACCTGGGCGACTTCCTGAAAAGCCAGCACCCGCCGCGCGGCGAGTTCGACCAGCAGGTGCGGCTCGTCGCGGCGCTGCGCGCGCAGCCGGCCTGGTCCACGGCGGAGATGCTGTGCGAGACGCTGACCGGCGCGCTGCTGCGGCTGTCCACGGCGCTGTCGCGCATCGGGCAGGGCTGCGACGAGGCCGAAATCCTGACCGGCGACGAGCGCCTGTTCCAACTTGGTATCCTGCGCCAGCGCACCGATCAGTTGCGCGCCAACCTCATCGCAATCATTAACCAGCCAGGCCCGAACGGTATCTACTGGGCGGTGCTGGCCACCAATCGCGACGAGATCGTCTTGCGCTCTGCGCCGCTGCACGTCGGCGAGATCCTGCAAAAAGGGCTGTTCGCGGCGTGCGACTGCGTCGTGCTCACGTCGGCCACGCTGCAGGCGGCCAACAGCTTCGCGTATGTGCGCGGTCGCCTGGGTCTGGCCGAGGCGGACGAATTGGCGCTTGAGTCGTCGTTTGACTACAAGCGCTCCACGCTGCTCTGCTTGCCGAGCGACATCGCGGACCCCGACACACCGGTCTATAACAAGATGATGCCGGAGACGCTGGTCGCGCTGTGCAAGGCGACCGGCGGGCGCACGATGGTGCTGTTCACGAGCAAGAGCGCCCTGCAGCGCGCCTACGATGCGATCAGCAAGCCGCTGGAACAGGCCGGCGTGCTGGTCATGGCGCAGTATATCGACGGCTCGCGCCGGCAACTGCTCGATAACTTCAAGACGATGCCGCGCAGCGTCCTGCTCGGCACGCGCAGTTTCTGGGAAGGCGTGGACGTGGCGGGCGACGCGCTGTCGTGCCTGGTCATCACGCGCCTGCCGTTCGCCGTGCCGAGCGACCCGATCATCGCGGCGCGCAGCGAGACGTTCACCGACGCGTTCAACGAGTACCAGGTGCCGCAGGCGATTCTCGCCTTCCGGCAGGGCTTTGGGCGGCTGATTCGCAGCGCCAGCGACCGCGGCGTGGTCGTGATGCTCGACCGGCGCGTGCAGACCAAGGCGTACGGCAAATCGTTCATCGCCTCGCTGCCGGAGTGCACGCAGGTGCGCGGGCTGTGCAAGGACGTGCCGGCCGCCGCCGCCGACTGGCTCAAGTAG
- a CDS encoding potassium channel protein, translating into MTVPAPHNHNPLQRLLHPHVQRLPMQRLFSFALSTRFLTAILLLLGVAALGTAGYMLIEGWDFLDSLYMTVITLGTIGYGETHPLSDPGRIFTIALIVVSLMTIGYAVSTIVAFLVEGEFNRIIQGQRMEDLIAKLNNHVILCGVGDTGRYIADEMYKTQTPCVVVERNIETIKALKNIGEVVYVLGDATDNDVLIRAGIARAKGLVTALSDDKDNVFVALTARSLNPGLRIIARLVNEENRQKLMIAGANEVVSPNAIGGLRMASVMLRPSVVTFLDEMLRATGQVLRVEELLLDEAPTLVGQTLAAARIEERTGVLVVALKSADRGYQFNPSKETVLRTGDVLIVMGPRERLAALRQIEARAG; encoded by the coding sequence ATGACCGTACCCGCTCCGCATAACCACAACCCGTTGCAGCGGCTGCTGCACCCGCATGTGCAGCGCCTGCCGATGCAGCGCCTGTTCAGCTTCGCGCTCAGCACGCGCTTCCTGACGGCGATCCTGCTGCTGCTCGGCGTTGCCGCGCTCGGCACGGCCGGCTACATGCTGATCGAGGGCTGGGACTTTCTCGATTCGCTCTACATGACGGTCATCACGCTCGGGACGATCGGGTACGGCGAGACGCACCCGCTATCCGACCCGGGGCGCATCTTCACCATCGCCCTGATTGTCGTGTCGCTGATGACGATCGGTTATGCGGTGTCCACCATCGTCGCGTTCCTGGTCGAGGGCGAGTTCAACCGGATCATACAGGGGCAGAGAATGGAAGATCTGATCGCCAAGCTGAACAACCACGTCATCCTGTGCGGCGTGGGCGACACCGGCCGCTACATCGCCGACGAGATGTACAAGACGCAGACACCATGCGTGGTCGTCGAGCGCAATATCGAGACGATCAAGGCGCTGAAGAACATCGGCGAGGTGGTGTATGTGCTGGGCGACGCCACCGACAACGACGTGCTGATCCGCGCCGGCATCGCGCGCGCCAAGGGCTTGGTGACGGCGCTGAGCGACGACAAGGACAACGTGTTCGTCGCGCTGACGGCGCGCTCGCTCAATCCCGGCTTGCGCATCATCGCGCGCCTGGTCAACGAGGAGAACCGGCAGAAGCTGATGATCGCCGGCGCGAACGAGGTCGTCTCGCCGAACGCCATCGGCGGCCTGCGCATGGCCTCGGTCATGCTGCGCCCGTCGGTTGTGACGTTCCTGGACGAGATGCTGCGCGCCACCGGCCAGGTGCTGCGCGTGGAAGAGCTGCTGCTCGACGAGGCGCCGACGCTGGTCGGCCAGACGCTTGCCGCGGCACGCATCGAAGAGCGCACCGGCGTGCTGGTCGTTGCGCTCAAGTCGGCCGACCGCGGCTACCAATTCAACCCTTCCAAAGAGACCGTCTTGCGCACCGGTGACGTGCTGATCGTCATGGGCCCGCGCGAGCGGCTTGCGGCCCTGCGGCAGATCGAAGCCCGGGCCGGCTAG
- a CDS encoding serine hydrolase: MKEAPAAIRRIADGFSGTLGVAAHNIKTGEQIFHNADVIYPTASMVKIGILLELFRQREAGKLALDDMLTIGKQDKTGGSGLIENMGEKVPLSLYNIAVLMNAISDNTATNVLIGHLGKDAINRAMRDAGMTKTVLNEKIAFTPARKLKNARFAVGTPRDFMTLMINLHEGRLLNAENTADMLTIMKIQKNMGNLTRYMEFNPYGRDDKSWVASKTGGITGVRNETGIIHTKRGAHIVSVMTKACKDGKWTPDNEGTVAVAKMSKAVNDYFWR; encoded by the coding sequence ATGAAAGAAGCACCAGCAGCGATCCGGCGCATCGCCGACGGGTTCAGCGGCACGCTCGGCGTCGCCGCGCACAACATCAAGACGGGCGAGCAGATCTTCCACAACGCCGACGTGATCTATCCGACGGCCAGCATGGTCAAGATCGGCATCCTGCTCGAGCTGTTCCGCCAGCGCGAGGCAGGCAAGCTGGCGCTTGACGATATGCTCACGATCGGCAAGCAGGACAAGACCGGCGGCTCCGGCCTGATCGAGAACATGGGAGAGAAGGTGCCGCTCTCGCTCTACAACATCGCGGTGCTGATGAACGCCATCAGCGACAACACCGCCACCAACGTGCTGATCGGCCATCTCGGCAAGGATGCGATCAACCGCGCCATGCGGGACGCCGGCATGACGAAGACCGTGCTGAACGAGAAGATCGCGTTCACGCCCGCGCGCAAGCTAAAGAACGCGCGCTTTGCCGTTGGCACCCCGCGCGACTTCATGACGCTGATGATCAACCTGCACGAAGGGCGGCTGCTGAACGCCGAGAATACCGCCGACATGCTCACGATCATGAAGATCCAGAAGAACATGGGCAACCTGACGCGCTACATGGAGTTCAATCCGTACGGGCGCGACGACAAGTCGTGGGTGGCGAGCAAGACCGGCGGCATCACCGGCGTGCGCAACGAGACTGGCATCATCCACACGAAGCGCGGCGCGCACATCGTGTCGGTGATGACGAAGGCATGCAAGGACGGCAAATGGACGCCCGACAACGAGGGCACCGTCGCCGTCGCGAAGATGTCGAAGGCGGTCAACGACTACTTCTGGCGATAA
- a CDS encoding enoyl-CoA hydratase/isomerase family protein: MPDTLLITRADTVATVMLNRPDLLNAINSAMVRELVDAFRTLDADEGVRAVVLTGAGERAFCTGMDLKERHGMSDADLVDQRVVMAAMFGALRRCGKPVIAAANGYTVGGGLELALSADFIYAATTAVFGLPEVTRGIMPGGGATALLPRRIGAARARELIYTGALIDADEAARIGLVNRVLPPAELLAAAQETARVIAANAPIGVRQSKRAMLYDPAIEAGIAFEGEAYRAVLYSADRREGYAAFNEKRPPRFQGR; encoded by the coding sequence ATGCCCGACACCCTGCTGATCACCCGCGCCGACACCGTCGCGACGGTGATGCTCAACCGTCCCGATCTGCTGAACGCGATCAACTCGGCCATGGTACGCGAACTGGTCGATGCGTTTCGCACACTCGACGCCGACGAGGGCGTGCGCGCCGTGGTGTTGACCGGCGCGGGCGAGCGCGCGTTCTGCACCGGCATGGACCTGAAGGAACGCCACGGCATGTCCGATGCCGATCTGGTGGATCAGCGCGTGGTCATGGCCGCGATGTTCGGCGCGCTGCGTCGCTGCGGCAAACCGGTCATCGCCGCCGCCAACGGTTACACGGTGGGCGGCGGGCTGGAACTGGCGCTCAGCGCCGATTTCATCTACGCGGCGACGACCGCCGTATTCGGACTGCCGGAAGTCACGCGCGGCATCATGCCGGGCGGCGGCGCGACCGCGCTGCTGCCACGGCGCATCGGCGCGGCACGCGCCCGCGAGTTGATCTACACCGGCGCGCTGATCGACGCCGACGAGGCGGCGCGCATCGGGCTGGTCAATCGCGTGCTGCCGCCCGCTGAACTGCTGGCCGCCGCGCAGGAAACCGCGCGCGTGATCGCGGCCAACGCGCCGATCGGCGTGCGCCAGTCCAAGCGCGCGATGCTCTACGATCCGGCCATCGAGGCCGGCATCGCATTCGAGGGCGAGGCGTACCGGGCCGTGCTGTACAGCGCCGACCGCCGCGAAGGGTACGCCGCATTCAACGAGAAACGACCGCCCAGGTTCCAAGGCCGATGA
- a CDS encoding ATP-binding protein: protein MSTEHQSDPAKAVLRVLKTGIHRGGNVLLLSLAACAIASLLGLPLSPAVAAFGPLLEMLKGGALAKVLERVAFGHDVTDAQINAAFDEALARTNLDALLTDKDFQRALARQMSELHIIEMAVKEGDGEIIARILVESRRFDAFADEMRGEFQRLHDRLDTLATSAQAESIIALLKELLARDQTRPATALHQLPSPPGDFTGREAELAQLRAAFDPARRHVGAAISGLRGMGGVGKTALGLVIANELKAQYPDAQLFFDLRGQPDSKDPASPAEALSHVIRAFSPDARLPEDEAQLRAIYLDLLNDKRALIVMDNARDAAQVAPLIPPPSCALLVTSRQSFTLPGMRAVELGVLSRRESKALLRSIAPRICGFAGGLGKQCGDLPYALRIAGDYIANNENVRVPAYLADLQTEQGRLGLIEGTLALSYNGLTADQQLRWRELAIFPDTFDDSGAAAVWGTDFNEQSRKTAATYLGELLRFSLVIYDVATYRYRLHDLARIYLYPHLSTDEQATIARRHASHYADMLVVAQMLYDKGGENIYYALRLYDLEVVNISTGQRWASSNAANSEVVSEICLGYAGKGGVILSLRLHPKQHIGWLEAGLSSARLLKRKQSEAALLGGLGLRFAALGDYRRALNHHEKSLSLARETNDKQLESHALGNLGNVQLHLGSGRKALKLFRWQLDLALSINDRRGQANAVAGIGQVFLDNKELVKAYAHFRQAFSMYQSISDLRGAGNSVANMGNVNQAAGKIEEARALHLQALEFYRQIRDRAGEATILRAIGDGYATQGNLLRAINYFEQSLACSRQIGRLSSECATLFSMAIAEDLSGNRGRAISLMRQSFRISETINSQLHRSARKKLREWGVEP from the coding sequence ATGAGCACCGAGCACCAGTCCGATCCCGCCAAAGCTGTCCTGCGCGTTCTCAAAACCGGCATCCATCGCGGCGGCAATGTCCTGCTCTTGTCGCTCGCCGCCTGCGCTATCGCCAGCCTCCTCGGCCTGCCGCTGTCGCCCGCTGTCGCCGCGTTTGGTCCGCTCCTCGAGATGCTCAAAGGCGGCGCGCTCGCCAAGGTCCTCGAGCGCGTCGCATTCGGACACGACGTCACCGACGCCCAGATCAATGCCGCCTTCGACGAGGCGCTGGCCAGGACAAACCTCGACGCGCTCCTCACCGACAAGGATTTCCAGCGTGCTTTGGCACGCCAGATGAGTGAGCTGCACATCATCGAAATGGCGGTCAAGGAAGGCGATGGCGAAATCATCGCCCGTATTCTCGTGGAGTCCCGCCGCTTCGACGCCTTCGCCGACGAGATGCGCGGCGAGTTTCAGCGTCTACATGATCGGCTCGACACCCTTGCGACCAGCGCGCAAGCCGAATCGATCATCGCTTTACTGAAAGAACTTCTGGCGCGAGACCAGACACGACCAGCCACCGCCCTCCATCAACTCCCCTCGCCGCCCGGCGACTTCACCGGCCGCGAGGCCGAACTCGCGCAACTGCGCGCCGCCTTCGACCCCGCGCGCCGTCATGTCGGGGCCGCCATCAGCGGCCTGCGCGGCATGGGCGGCGTCGGCAAGACCGCGCTCGGCCTGGTCATCGCAAACGAATTGAAGGCGCAGTACCCTGACGCGCAACTCTTCTTCGATCTGCGCGGCCAGCCCGACAGCAAAGACCCGGCTTCGCCCGCCGAGGCACTGTCTCACGTCATCCGCGCCTTCTCACCCGATGCCCGCCTGCCGGAGGACGAGGCGCAGTTGCGCGCCATCTATCTCGATCTGCTGAACGACAAGCGCGCGCTCATCGTCATGGACAACGCCCGCGACGCCGCACAGGTCGCGCCGCTCATCCCGCCACCATCCTGCGCCCTGCTCGTCACCTCGCGCCAATCGTTCACCCTGCCCGGCATGCGTGCCGTCGAGCTGGGCGTGCTGTCCCGCCGGGAATCGAAGGCGCTCCTGCGCAGTATCGCGCCGCGCATATGCGGCTTTGCGGGCGGGCTTGGGAAACAGTGCGGCGACCTGCCGTACGCGCTGCGCATTGCCGGCGACTACATCGCCAACAACGAAAACGTCCGCGTGCCGGCCTACCTTGCCGACTTGCAGACCGAGCAGGGTCGCCTCGGACTCATCGAAGGCACCCTTGCGCTCTCCTACAATGGCCTCACTGCTGATCAGCAGTTGCGCTGGCGCGAACTCGCTATCTTCCCCGATACCTTCGACGATTCCGGCGCCGCCGCTGTGTGGGGTACGGATTTCAACGAGCAGTCGCGCAAGACCGCTGCCACCTATCTGGGTGAACTTCTGCGCTTCTCGCTTGTGATTTACGATGTCGCCACCTACCGGTACCGCCTGCACGACCTCGCGCGAATCTATCTTTATCCGCACCTTTCTACGGATGAGCAAGCCACGATTGCCCGTCGGCATGCAAGCCATTATGCAGACATGCTTGTCGTTGCTCAAATGCTTTATGATAAGGGGGGCGAAAACATCTATTATGCCCTGCGCCTATATGACCTAGAAGTCGTCAACATATCGACGGGGCAACGTTGGGCTAGTTCAAATGCTGCGAATAGTGAAGTCGTTTCCGAAATTTGTCTTGGTTATGCAGGAAAGGGGGGCGTCATACTTTCGCTGCGCCTACATCCCAAACAACATATCGGATGGCTTGAAGCTGGTCTTTCCTCGGCCCGCTTGCTCAAACGAAAACAATCAGAGGCCGCCTTGTTAGGCGGGCTCGGCCTGCGTTTCGCAGCGCTTGGCGACTATCGCCGAGCACTCAATCATCACGAAAAGAGTTTGTCGCTTGCGCGGGAGACAAATGACAAACAATTGGAGAGTCATGCGCTTGGCAATCTTGGGAATGTGCAACTTCACCTCGGTTCTGGGCGAAAGGCACTGAAGCTGTTTCGGTGGCAACTTGATCTTGCTCTTTCGATCAATGATCGTAGAGGACAGGCCAATGCGGTCGCTGGCATAGGACAAGTGTTTCTCGATAACAAGGAACTTGTGAAAGCGTACGCTCACTTTAGACAGGCTTTCTCAATGTACCAGTCAATCAGCGACCTTCGTGGTGCTGGAAACTCCGTTGCGAACATGGGCAATGTAAATCAGGCTGCCGGCAAGATTGAGGAGGCTCGCGCCCTCCACTTGCAAGCCCTTGAATTCTATCGCCAAATAAGAGATCGTGCGGGTGAAGCAACTATACTGCGTGCTATTGGAGATGGTTACGCTACACAGGGCAATTTACTTAGAGCAATAAACTACTTTGAACAGTCGCTTGCCTGTTCACGCCAGATCGGCAGACTATCCAGCGAGTGTGCCACGCTGTTCTCAATGGCAATTGCTGAAGACCTGTCAGGCAATCGTGGACGCGCAATTTCTCTAATGCGTCAGTCGTTTCGCATCTCCGAGACCATTAATTCACAATTACACAGGAGCGCCCGCAAGAAACTCCGCGAATGGGGCGTGGAACCGTAG
- the clpB gene encoding ATP-dependent chaperone ClpB: MRMDKFTQKATEAIAAAEEEARARNHAQMEPEHLLYALLQQPDGVVPQIVHKIGANVDALTEETGRALNNRAQVYGGKTQIGASRELMQVLNKAQSEASGLRDDYVSTEHLLLAIVDSVREPNLKRSGITREAILQALQAIRGAQRVTSQNPETTYQALEKYGRDLTDASRHNKLDPVIGRDEEIRRVIQVLSRRTKNNPVLIGEPGVGKTAIVEGLATRIVRGDVPEGLKQKRLVALDLGAMVAGAKYRGEFEERLKAVLKEVTEAEGRIILFIDELHTVIGAGAAEGAMDASNMLKPMLARGELHAIGATTLDEYHKHIEKDAALERRFQPVLVGEPSVEDTISILRGLKERYEVHHGVRIQDGAVIAAATLSDRYISDRFLPDKAIDLIDEAASRLRTEIDSKPQALDEVDRQIMQLEIERAALKKERDDASKDRLAKLEKELADVREKSNELRARWDLEKQAIQSIQQTKEKIEQTRGEIEEAERHANLENAARLRYGTMRDLERALQDQERKLRERQESGALLKEEVDAEDVAAIVSKWTGIPVTKLVQGEMDKLVHMEDNLHSRVVGQDEAIRAVANAVRRSRAGLQDPNRPVGSFIFLGPTGVGKTELGRALAEFLFDDESAMVRIDMSEYQEKHTVSRLIGAPPGYIGYEEGGQLTEAVRRHPYSVVLFDEIEKAHAEVFNVLLQLLDDGRLTDGQGRTVNFKNTIVIMTSNIGSQFIREFASDEKAMREMVQSEMTRFFRPEFLNRVDEIVIFHPLHKDQLVEIVGIQLKRMERLLAGRNITLTVTPAAKLWLAESGYDPVYGARPLKRAIQRELQDPLALQILGGHFHDGDSVVVDAQDGQLTFTRAAQAVQAN; the protein is encoded by the coding sequence ATGAGGATGGATAAATTTACCCAGAAAGCCACGGAAGCGATTGCGGCCGCCGAAGAAGAGGCGCGCGCACGCAACCATGCACAGATGGAGCCGGAGCACCTGCTTTATGCATTGCTGCAACAGCCGGACGGCGTTGTGCCGCAGATCGTGCACAAGATCGGGGCGAACGTCGATGCGCTGACCGAGGAGACGGGGCGCGCGCTCAACAACCGCGCGCAGGTGTACGGCGGCAAGACGCAGATCGGCGCGTCGCGCGAGCTGATGCAGGTGCTGAACAAGGCGCAGAGCGAGGCGAGCGGCCTGCGCGACGACTATGTCTCGACCGAGCACCTGCTGCTGGCGATTGTGGACAGCGTGCGCGAGCCGAACCTGAAGCGCAGCGGCATCACGCGCGAGGCGATCCTGCAGGCGCTGCAGGCGATTCGCGGCGCGCAGCGCGTCACCTCGCAGAACCCGGAGACGACCTACCAGGCACTGGAGAAGTACGGGCGCGACCTGACCGATGCCTCGCGGCACAACAAGCTCGACCCGGTCATCGGGCGCGATGAAGAGATCCGCCGCGTGATCCAGGTGCTGTCGCGGCGCACCAAGAATAACCCGGTGCTGATCGGCGAGCCGGGCGTTGGCAAGACGGCGATCGTCGAAGGGCTGGCCACGCGCATCGTGCGCGGCGACGTGCCGGAAGGACTGAAACAGAAACGACTGGTCGCGCTCGACCTCGGGGCGATGGTCGCCGGCGCGAAGTACCGCGGCGAGTTCGAGGAGCGCCTGAAGGCGGTGCTGAAGGAAGTGACCGAGGCCGAGGGGCGCATCATCCTGTTCATCGACGAACTGCACACGGTGATCGGCGCGGGCGCGGCCGAGGGCGCGATGGACGCCAGCAACATGCTCAAGCCGATGCTGGCGCGCGGCGAACTGCACGCGATCGGCGCGACGACGCTCGACGAGTACCACAAGCACATCGAGAAGGACGCCGCGCTGGAGCGCCGCTTCCAGCCGGTGCTGGTCGGCGAGCCGAGCGTGGAGGACACGATCTCGATCCTACGCGGCCTCAAAGAGCGCTACGAGGTGCACCACGGCGTGCGCATCCAGGACGGCGCGGTGATCGCGGCGGCCACGCTGAGCGACCGCTACATCAGCGACCGCTTCCTGCCGGACAAGGCGATCGACCTGATCGACGAGGCCGCCTCGCGCCTGCGCACCGAGATCGACTCCAAGCCGCAAGCGCTCGACGAGGTTGATCGCCAGATCATGCAACTGGAGATCGAGCGCGCCGCGCTGAAGAAGGAGCGCGACGACGCATCCAAGGATCGGCTGGCCAAGCTCGAAAAGGAACTGGCCGATGTGCGCGAGAAGTCGAACGAGCTGCGCGCGCGCTGGGACCTTGAAAAGCAGGCGATCCAGTCGATCCAGCAGACGAAGGAGAAGATCGAGCAGACGCGCGGCGAAATCGAGGAGGCCGAGCGCCACGCCAACTTGGAGAATGCGGCGCGCCTGCGCTACGGCACCATGCGCGACCTGGAGCGCGCCTTGCAAGACCAGGAGCGGAAGTTGCGCGAGCGGCAGGAGTCCGGCGCGCTGCTGAAGGAAGAGGTGGACGCCGAAGACGTGGCGGCGATCGTCTCGAAGTGGACCGGCATCCCGGTCACCAAGCTGGTGCAGGGCGAGATGGACAAGCTCGTGCACATGGAAGACAATCTGCATTCGCGCGTGGTCGGGCAGGACGAGGCGATCCGCGCCGTAGCCAACGCCGTGCGGCGCTCGCGGGCGGGCCTGCAGGACCCGAACCGGCCGGTCGGCTCGTTCATCTTCCTCGGCCCGACCGGCGTCGGCAAGACCGAGTTGGGCCGCGCGCTGGCCGAGTTCCTGTTCGACGACGAGAGCGCGATGGTGCGCATCGACATGAGCGAGTACCAGGAGAAGCACACCGTCTCGCGCTTGATCGGCGCGCCGCCGGGCTACATTGGCTACGAAGAGGGCGGCCAGTTGACGGAAGCGGTGCGGCGGCATCCGTACTCGGTCGTGCTGTTCGACGAGATCGAGAAGGCGCACGCCGAAGTGTTCAACGTGCTCCTGCAACTGCTAGACGACGGGCGATTGACCGACGGGCAGGGCCGCACGGTCAACTTCAAGAACACGATCGTGATCATGACCAGCAACATCGGCTCGCAGTTCATCCGCGAGTTCGCCAGTGACGAAAAGGCGATGCGTGAGATGGTGCAGAGCGAGATGACGCGCTTCTTCCGGCCGGAGTTCCTGAACCGCGTGGACGAGATCGTGATCTTCCACCCACTGCATAAGGACCAACTGGTGGAGATCGTCGGCATCCAGTTGAAGCGCATGGAGCGACTGCTGGCCGGGCGCAACATCACGCTGACGGTAACGCCCGCTGCGAAGCTGTGGCTGGCCGAGTCCGGCTACGATCCGGTGTACGGGGCGCGCCCGCTCAAGCGCGCCATACAGCGCGAGTTGCAGGACCCGCTGGCGCTGCAGATACTGGGCGGCCACTTCCACGACGGTGACTCAGTGGTGGTCGATGCACAGGACGGGCAGTTGACGTTCACCCGCGCCGCGCAGGCCGTACAGGCGAACTGA